The proteins below are encoded in one region of Triticum aestivum cultivar Chinese Spring chromosome 1B, IWGSC CS RefSeq v2.1, whole genome shotgun sequence:
- the LOC123121430 gene encoding putative pentatricopeptide repeat-containing protein At1g13630 isoform X2, translated as MRFRPPIPLRLLLPQLWRRPSLPPAYIPRTISSYPSAAAVAAATNSEEDAVVARDPRLAPHFVGGAGGSPRFGENKAEFERKASIAARFKLCYELLRQRRRREMRGGLAQVVSEQGSGSAAILCDILWSEFREYDSSGVVWDALANSYARTKMVHDALYVLSKMNSLNMQISVSTYDSLLYGLRMTDMALELFDEMEAYGISHSEYSHSILIDGLCKQNKVGEALSFLQEAREGGMFRPLGMSFNTLMSALCNWGFIQPAKSFLCLMLKYGLNPDRYTYSTLIHGLCKVGCLDEAVDLLERVTKEGMKLETVTYNSLINGYRLLGLTREIPKIIQFMRYQGIEPDLVTYTILIAGHCEGGDVEEGMKIRKDILDKGLQLNIVTYSVLLNALFKKGLVYEVENLLGEIYSIGLDMDVIAYSILIHGYCKLGEIERALEVCDVMCCSQKVVPTSLNHLSILLGLCKKGLLVEARWYLENVASRYQPGDVILYNVVIDGYAKVGDIGNAVRLYDQIVVAGMNPTIITCNSLLYGYCKFGDLHAAESYFRAIEISNLLPTAVTYTTFMDALSEAGKVNTMLSFFYEMVEKGIKPNAVTYSVVIKGLCKQLRFRDAIHFLDNMDGADPITYNTLIQGFCEAQDIQMAFCMHDRMLCCGLVPTPVTYNLLINVLCLKGKVIQAEMLLESLREKGIELRKFAYTTIIKAQCAKGMPYDAISLVGIES; from the exons ATGCGCTTCCGACCGCCCATTCCcctccgcctcctcctgcctcaACTCTGGCGCCGCCCTTCGCTTCCTCCCGCATATATCCCTAGGACCATATCCTCATATCCCTCCGCGGCAGCCGTGGCGGCGGCAACGAATTCCGAGGAGGATGCCGTGGTTGCTAGGGATCCACGGCTAGCGCCTCATTTTGTGGGCGGGGCAGGAGGGTCGCCTAGGTTTGGGGAGAACAAGGCGGAGTTCGAGAGAAAGGCCTCGATTGCCGCGCGGTTCAAGCTCTGCTATGAACTGCTGCGGCAGAGGAGGCGGCGGGAGATGCGGGGCGGCTTGGCGCAGGTGGTCAGCGAACAAG GATCCGGGTCTGCAGCCATTCTCTGTGATATCTTGTGGAGTGAGTTCAGAGAGTATGATTCCAGCGGTGTTGTATGGGATGCTCTAGCAAATAGTTATGCAAGAACTAAGATGGTTCATGATGCTCTTTACGTTCTCAGTAAAATGAACAGCCTGAATATGCAAATATCAGTTTCCACCTATGATAGTTTATTGTATGGTCTACGGATGACAGACATGGCATTGGAGCTTTTTGATGAAATGGAGGCATATGGTATCTCTCACAGCGAATATTCACATAGCATTCTCATCGATGGCCTCTGCAAGCAAAATAAAGTTGGAGAGGCTTTATCTTTCCTTCAAGAGGCAAGGGAAGGGGGGATGTTTAGACCATTGGGAATGTCCTTTAACACTCTGATGTCTGCATTGTGTAACTGGGGATTTATTCAGCCTGCAAAATCGTTTTTATGTCTGATGCTGAAGTATGGATTAAACCCTGACAGGTATACCTATTCTACTCTTATACATGGTCTGTGTAAAGTAGGTTGCCTAGATGAAGCAGTGGATCTTCTTGAGAGAGTGACAAAAGAAGGAATGAAACTCGAGACTGTCACCTACAACAGCCTTATTAATGGTTATCGATTGCTTGGTTTGACAAGAGAAATTCCGAAAATAATTCAGTTTATGAGATACCAAGGGATTGAACCTGATCTTGTTACTTATACCATACTTATTGCTGGTCATTGTGAAGGTGGTGATGTTGAAGAAGGGATGAAGATAAGAAAGGATATCCTAGACAAAGGGCTGCAGTTGAATATTGTCACATACAGTGTCCTTCTCAATGCTCTTTTCAAAAAGGGTTTGGTCTATGAGGTTGAGAACTTACTTGGTGAGATATATAGTATTGGTCTAGATATGGATGTCATTGCATATTCCATCCTCATCCACGGGTACTGCAAGCTAGGGGAAATTGAAAGGGCACTAGAAGTTTGTGATGTCATGTGCTGTTCTCAGAAGGTAGTGCCAACCTCACTGAACCATTTATCAATTCTTCTTGGACTTTGCAAGAAAGGACTTCTAGTTGAAGCAAGATGGTATTTGGAAAATGTAGCTAGCAGATATCAGCCAGGTGATGTAATACTTTATAATGTAGTTATTGATGGTTATGCAAAGGTTGGTGATATTGGTAATGCTGTCCGTCTGTATGATCAGATTGTTGTGGCTGGTATGAATCCAACCATTATCACATGTAATTCTCTTCTGTATGGCTACTGCAAATTTGGGGATTTACACGCTGCAGAGAGCTATTTCAGGGCTATTGAGATAAGTAATCTGCTGCCAACAGCAGTAACATACACGACCTTTATGGATGCACTCTCTGAAGCTGGAAAGGTTAACACCATGCTCAGTTTTTTTTATGAAATGGTGGAAAAAGGGATCAAGCCAAATGCTGTAACTTACAGTGTTGTTATTAAAGGACTATGTAAGCAGCTCAGATTCCGTGATGCTATCCATTTTCTGGACAATATGGATGGAGCAGACCCAATAACTTACAATACGCTTATACAAGGATTTTGCGAAGCACAGGACATCCAGATGGCTTTCTGCATGCATGACCGTATGTTATGCTGTGGTCTAGTGCCCACACCTGTTACTTATAACTTGCTTATCAATGTGCTGTGCTTGAAGGGGAAAGTTATTCAAGCAGAAATGCTATTGGAATCCCTCAGAGAAAAGGGCATTGAATTGAGAAAATTTGCATACACAACAATAATCAAAGCTCAGTGTGCAAAAGGAATGCCTTACGATGCCATTTCATTAGTTG GTATTGAGAGTTAA
- the LOC123121430 gene encoding putative pentatricopeptide repeat-containing protein At1g13630 isoform X1, which yields MRFRPPIPLRLLLPQLWRRPSLPPAYIPRTISSYPSAAAVAAATNSEEDAVVARDPRLAPHFVGGAGGSPRFGENKAEFERKASIAARFKLCYELLRQRRRREMRGGLAQVVSEQGSGSAAILCDILWSEFREYDSSGVVWDALANSYARTKMVHDALYVLSKMNSLNMQISVSTYDSLLYGLRMTDMALELFDEMEAYGISHSEYSHSILIDGLCKQNKVGEALSFLQEAREGGMFRPLGMSFNTLMSALCNWGFIQPAKSFLCLMLKYGLNPDRYTYSTLIHGLCKVGCLDEAVDLLERVTKEGMKLETVTYNSLINGYRLLGLTREIPKIIQFMRYQGIEPDLVTYTILIAGHCEGGDVEEGMKIRKDILDKGLQLNIVTYSVLLNALFKKGLVYEVENLLGEIYSIGLDMDVIAYSILIHGYCKLGEIERALEVCDVMCCSQKVVPTSLNHLSILLGLCKKGLLVEARWYLENVASRYQPGDVILYNVVIDGYAKVGDIGNAVRLYDQIVVAGMNPTIITCNSLLYGYCKFGDLHAAESYFRAIEISNLLPTAVTYTTFMDALSEAGKVNTMLSFFYEMVEKGIKPNAVTYSVVIKGLCKQLRFRDAIHFLDNMDGADPITYNTLIQGFCEAQDIQMAFCMHDRMLCCGLVPTPVTYNLLINVLCLKGKVIQAEMLLESLREKGIELRKFAYTTIIKAQCAKGMPYDAISLVGKLIDDGFEASIEDFSAAINRLCKRKFPKEAAMFIPIMLSVGVFPDTQVFFVLVRALQKSNMLCHIPILHALSVKTGI from the exons ATGCGCTTCCGACCGCCCATTCCcctccgcctcctcctgcctcaACTCTGGCGCCGCCCTTCGCTTCCTCCCGCATATATCCCTAGGACCATATCCTCATATCCCTCCGCGGCAGCCGTGGCGGCGGCAACGAATTCCGAGGAGGATGCCGTGGTTGCTAGGGATCCACGGCTAGCGCCTCATTTTGTGGGCGGGGCAGGAGGGTCGCCTAGGTTTGGGGAGAACAAGGCGGAGTTCGAGAGAAAGGCCTCGATTGCCGCGCGGTTCAAGCTCTGCTATGAACTGCTGCGGCAGAGGAGGCGGCGGGAGATGCGGGGCGGCTTGGCGCAGGTGGTCAGCGAACAAG GATCCGGGTCTGCAGCCATTCTCTGTGATATCTTGTGGAGTGAGTTCAGAGAGTATGATTCCAGCGGTGTTGTATGGGATGCTCTAGCAAATAGTTATGCAAGAACTAAGATGGTTCATGATGCTCTTTACGTTCTCAGTAAAATGAACAGCCTGAATATGCAAATATCAGTTTCCACCTATGATAGTTTATTGTATGGTCTACGGATGACAGACATGGCATTGGAGCTTTTTGATGAAATGGAGGCATATGGTATCTCTCACAGCGAATATTCACATAGCATTCTCATCGATGGCCTCTGCAAGCAAAATAAAGTTGGAGAGGCTTTATCTTTCCTTCAAGAGGCAAGGGAAGGGGGGATGTTTAGACCATTGGGAATGTCCTTTAACACTCTGATGTCTGCATTGTGTAACTGGGGATTTATTCAGCCTGCAAAATCGTTTTTATGTCTGATGCTGAAGTATGGATTAAACCCTGACAGGTATACCTATTCTACTCTTATACATGGTCTGTGTAAAGTAGGTTGCCTAGATGAAGCAGTGGATCTTCTTGAGAGAGTGACAAAAGAAGGAATGAAACTCGAGACTGTCACCTACAACAGCCTTATTAATGGTTATCGATTGCTTGGTTTGACAAGAGAAATTCCGAAAATAATTCAGTTTATGAGATACCAAGGGATTGAACCTGATCTTGTTACTTATACCATACTTATTGCTGGTCATTGTGAAGGTGGTGATGTTGAAGAAGGGATGAAGATAAGAAAGGATATCCTAGACAAAGGGCTGCAGTTGAATATTGTCACATACAGTGTCCTTCTCAATGCTCTTTTCAAAAAGGGTTTGGTCTATGAGGTTGAGAACTTACTTGGTGAGATATATAGTATTGGTCTAGATATGGATGTCATTGCATATTCCATCCTCATCCACGGGTACTGCAAGCTAGGGGAAATTGAAAGGGCACTAGAAGTTTGTGATGTCATGTGCTGTTCTCAGAAGGTAGTGCCAACCTCACTGAACCATTTATCAATTCTTCTTGGACTTTGCAAGAAAGGACTTCTAGTTGAAGCAAGATGGTATTTGGAAAATGTAGCTAGCAGATATCAGCCAGGTGATGTAATACTTTATAATGTAGTTATTGATGGTTATGCAAAGGTTGGTGATATTGGTAATGCTGTCCGTCTGTATGATCAGATTGTTGTGGCTGGTATGAATCCAACCATTATCACATGTAATTCTCTTCTGTATGGCTACTGCAAATTTGGGGATTTACACGCTGCAGAGAGCTATTTCAGGGCTATTGAGATAAGTAATCTGCTGCCAACAGCAGTAACATACACGACCTTTATGGATGCACTCTCTGAAGCTGGAAAGGTTAACACCATGCTCAGTTTTTTTTATGAAATGGTGGAAAAAGGGATCAAGCCAAATGCTGTAACTTACAGTGTTGTTATTAAAGGACTATGTAAGCAGCTCAGATTCCGTGATGCTATCCATTTTCTGGACAATATGGATGGAGCAGACCCAATAACTTACAATACGCTTATACAAGGATTTTGCGAAGCACAGGACATCCAGATGGCTTTCTGCATGCATGACCGTATGTTATGCTGTGGTCTAGTGCCCACACCTGTTACTTATAACTTGCTTATCAATGTGCTGTGCTTGAAGGGGAAAGTTATTCAAGCAGAAATGCTATTGGAATCCCTCAGAGAAAAGGGCATTGAATTGAGAAAATTTGCATACACAACAATAATCAAAGCTCAGTGTGCAAAAGGAATGCCTTACGATGCCATTTCATTAGTTGGTAAGCTTATTGATGATGGTTTTGAAGCTTCTATTGAAGACTTCAGTGCTGCAATCAATCGACTTTGCAAAAGAAAATTTCCTAAAGAAGCTGCCATGTTCATTCCGATTATGTTATCTGTTGGTGTTTTCCCGGACACGCAAGTTTTTTTTGTGCTTGTTAGAGCTCTGCAAAAAAGTAACATGCTTTGCCATATACCCATATTGCACGCACTTTCTGTCAAAACTGGTATATAA